A stretch of the Lactuca sativa cultivar Salinas chromosome 9, Lsat_Salinas_v11, whole genome shotgun sequence genome encodes the following:
- the LOC111888132 gene encoding phosphatidylinositol/phosphatidylcholine transfer protein SFH2: MVIITQDMIKQFQNLIEAFDEPIKIIYENLHQGYPTETIVRFLKARDGNISKAHKMLVDCLNWRIENQIDKILSKPIVPVELYRSVRESQLIGMSGYTKDGRPVIAVGVGLSTYDKASIHCYVQSHIQINEYRDRIILPSATKNFERHISTCVKVLDMTGLKLSHLNQIKLLTVISSIDDLNYPEKTDTYYIVNAPYVFSACWKVVKPLLQERTRKKVQVLSGCGKDELLKIMDYESLPHFCRRQGSGSSKLARNNSGDDDSCFSLDHGFHQQLYNYINQQAAGVKPRAPLKQGSFHVGFPEPDLMDCKIVQTIETEFHKIENQNGFADDEHDHKGKINGEQH; the protein is encoded by the exons ATGGTGATCATAACCCAGGATATGATAAAGCAATTCCAGAATCTGATAGAAGCAT TTGACGAGCCTATCAAGATCATATACGAG AATTTGCATCAAGGATATCCAACTGAGACTATTGTTCGGTTTCTTAAAGCACGAGACGGAAACATCTCCAAAGCTCataaaatg CTTGTCGATTGTCTAAATTGGAGGATTGAAAACCAGATCGACAAAATATTGTCG AAACCAATCGTCCCTGTTGAGCTTTACAGATCAGTGCGTGAATCCCAGCTTATAGGCATGTCAGGTTACACAAAAGAT GGGCGACCTGTTATTGCTGTTGGTGTAGGGCTTAGCACATATGACAAAGCATCT ATTCATTGCTATGTTCAATCACACATCCAGATAAACGAATACAGAGACCGCATAATTTTG CCATCTGCAACAAAAAATTTTGAACGACACATAAGCACATGTGTCAAGGTTCTTGATATGACTGGGCTCAAACTTTCCCATCTCAATCAAATCAAG TTATTAACTGTTATATCTAGCATCGATGACTTAAACTACCCAGAGAAGACAGATACTTACTATATAGTGAATGCACCATATGTATTTTCAGCTTGCTGGAAG GTTGTGAAGCCACTCCTGcaagaaagaacaagaaagaAGGTCCAGGTGCTTTCGGGTTGTGGGAAAGATGAACTCTTGAAG ATAATGGATTACGAATCTCTACCCCATTTTTGTAGAAGACAAGGGTCTGGATCATCAAAGCTTGCAAGAAACAACAGTGGTGATGATGATTCTTGTTTCTCATTGGACCATGGGTTCCACCAGCAGCTGTATAACTACATAAACCAACAAGCTGCTGGTGTAAAACCGCGGGCCCCACTCAAGCAAGGATCTTTTCATGTGGGGTTCCCTGAACCTGATCTAATGGACTGTAAGATTGTTCAAACGATAGAAACTGAGTTTCATAAGATAGAGAACCAAAATGGGTTTGCTGATGATGAACATGATCACAAGGGTAAGATAAATGGTGAACAACATTAA